One segment of Candidatus Wallbacteria bacterium DNA contains the following:
- a CDS encoding C1 family peptidase has translation MEKAWISVFVFLVATNAWPMDLEGISENRLIRFNQAVRTAEQEGATYRMSLEAAPAGIIYESICGLVFPKSISENASILNLKVSKNLPAKLDWREMKAVSTPKNQGETMYCWAFSLTGGLESQVMMKGNPELNLSEQDLINCNQNGYNSQTGGFLDAAQCLQDKGLPLEKDCPYIGTDGNCTDDLSRPYKITGWKMLATDQSNPADTDLIKQAIMDYGPICCGMTIDGNFMYYSGGVYNHDATGDPNHAVILVGWDESMGQVGCWILKNSSGTQWGEGGFMYIEYGKSRVGVVPTVMNMN, from the coding sequence ATGGAGAAAGCTTGGATTTCAGTATTTGTTTTTCTGGTCGCAACGAATGCATGGCCTATGGATCTTGAAGGGATCAGCGAAAACCGGCTGATCCGTTTCAATCAGGCTGTCAGGACTGCCGAACAGGAAGGGGCGACTTACAGGATGTCGCTTGAAGCTGCACCTGCCGGAATTATTTATGAGAGCATCTGCGGACTGGTTTTTCCAAAGTCGATTTCCGAAAATGCCTCTATCCTCAACTTGAAAGTATCGAAAAACCTGCCTGCGAAACTGGACTGGCGGGAAATGAAGGCGGTCAGCACTCCTAAAAATCAGGGTGAGACTATGTACTGCTGGGCATTCTCTTTGACCGGCGGGCTGGAATCTCAGGTGATGATGAAGGGAAACCCTGAACTTAACCTGTCAGAGCAGGATCTGATCAACTGCAATCAGAACGGCTACAACAGCCAGACCGGAGGATTTCTGGATGCAGCTCAGTGTCTGCAGGACAAAGGTCTCCCTCTGGAAAAGGACTGCCCTTACATCGGGACAGATGGAAACTGCACGGACGACCTGTCCAGGCCTTATAAAATCACAGGCTGGAAAATGCTTGCCACGGATCAGAGCAATCCTGCAGATACGGATTTGATCAAGCAGGCGATCATGGATTACGGACCTATCTGCTGCGGCATGACCATTGACGGGAATTTCATGTATTACAGCGGGGGAGTTTACAACCATGACGCCACAGGAGATCCCAACCATGCCGTGATACTCGTGGGCTGGGACGAGTCGATGGGGCAGGTCGGCTGCTGGATTCTCAAGAATTCCAGCGGTACCCAGTGGGGCGAAGGCGGATTCATGTACATAGAATACGGCAAATCAAGGGTTGGTGTTGTGCCGACAGTGATGAACATGAACTGA